GTCCCGGAGAATGTGGAATTATGCACAATGATTGATGACGTTGCCTTAGCGGATTTATATGCTGAAGCCAGCTGTTTTGTTTATCCTAGCCTTTACGAGGGGTTTGGTCTACCGATTTTGGAGGCGATGTCCTTGGGCTGTCCGGTGATTACTGGAACCAATAGTTCATTGCCTGAAATCGGGGGTGATGCGGCTTTCTATGTTGATCCACTCGATCCCTCTCACTTGGCCGATGCAATATGGCAGGTCATCACCCATCCGGATCAACAAAAAGATTTGGCGGAACGGGGACAACAGCGTGCGGGACGGTTTGACTGGAATAAGACGGCTTCACTGACTGATGAAGGATATCGGCGTGTTCTAGGGATTTAGGGTAATGGAAAGCGATTAGGCAATGGAGGGGAAAGACAATAGCCACGGTTGTTGCTATGGATGTGCGAGTTTTGTCTGGCCAACGTGAACGCGTTGGAATTGCTCAATATATAGCGCGTTTATTGGCTGAATATCAACATGATGGCCAAGATGTAGCCTTGTACCCTCTGTCCTATGAAAAGAATGATAGTGAATTGGATGGGGTAGGCGTTCGTGTCATTCGTCGTATCAAAGGAATCCCCTGGCAAAGTCTCTTACTGCCGTGGCATTTACGGCGTCATCACTATGATGTGTTTCATGGCCCGGCATTTAGTATTCCGCCCTTCAGTCCCATCCCATCTGTTGTGACGATCCATGATGCCGCCTTCTACCGTATGCCTGAGGTCGTTAGGTCGGATACGGTTCGCTATCTGATGCAGGTCGTGCCGCGTTCAATGCGCAATGCGACCAAGATTATCGTTCCTTCTGGGGAAGTGCGAGACGACTTGTTGAAAATGGCTTCGACTTTGAGTCCCGATCGTATTGCGGTGATTGGGCTCGGCAGTGATCGGTTAAGAGATGTTCCGCCATCCCCCGAATCATTCCTGGCGGCACCCTATTTTCTTCATGTGGGAACGATAGAGCCCCGTAAGAATTTGGAGTTTTTGCTAAAAGTGTTCAATGAGACCGTCACAAAAGGCCATTTGCCCCATCATTTAGTGTTGGCCGGATCAAATGGCTGGAACAACGAATCATTTTGGCGGGCTTATGAGAATTTCCCACTGAAAGACCGCGTGCACATTTTGGGCTATGTGTCAGATCGTGAGACGGTAAGACTGTATCATGATGCGGCGATATATCTTTCCCCATCCCGTTATGAAGGCTTTGGGTTGGGAAGTTTTGAGGCGTTGTGGCATGGTTGTCCAGTCATTGCTTCGCCGACGGGAGGGGTGAGGGATTATGCCGTGGCTGGGCTTTATGTCTTAGCCCCGGACGATATCGAATCATGGGCTCAAAAAATTATGGAAATCGTAACACACCGGGTGGATGTTGACCGACAAGCGTTGCCGACTTGGCATGAGACCTATGCGCAGCACGTGGCTCTTTATCAAGAGGTGAGCCATGAAAAACGGTGACAGGCTGCGAGTTGAAGATGTCTCTGTCATTATTGTGAATTATAACGGGGAAAAAGTTATTGCTCAAGCGGTTCAATCCGTTCTGGCTCTTCGCCCAAGACCATTAGAATGCATTGTGGTTGATAATGGATCGACTGATCAAAGCGTGAATATTCTTCACCGGTTTTCCGATCCCCTATTACGCTTGGTCTCTTTAACGGAAAACCGTGGCGTTGCCGGTGGTCGTAATGTTGGTGTGGCTAACGCCCGGGGACGAATTTTGGCGTTTTTAGATAGTGATGGAGAGGCGACTGCGAGCTGGCTTGTTAGGGCCGTGGAGGATCTGGTGGAGCAAGAAGAGGCGGGAGCCATTGCGCCATTAGTGTTGATGAAACACGGGCAAATTATTAACGGGGCAGGCTCCTTCCTTGATAGCAGCGGTCACGGCCGAGACCGTCTTTGGGGAGAGCCTTTGGCCCAGCATGAAAGCATTGTGCTGACCTGGCGTGGACAGCCAGTAGATTATCCGATGGGGTGTGGCATGGTTATACGCCGTCAGGGACTTGAGGCCATTTGGCCATTAGATGAGACAATGCCTAAATGGCATGACGATACCGAGATTGGAATTCGTATCCGGCAATTAGGGTATCACGTGATCTTTGAACCGTTATCCCGCGTGTTACATCATCCAGGCCATTCTGATCCCAAGGACAATCGGCAACGCCAGCATATGGCCGAAACAGCGCGACTGTTATTGGTGTGGAAATATTATCCCTTAACGAGAGCCATTACCGTGACGCTGCATTATAGTTTTTTTGCCCTCACAGCTTCTCGATACCACTTGTCGTATACAAAAGATTTATGGAAAACATGGTCGAAATTATGGGGAGAACGTAAAAAAATTTGGGCAATTCGCCAACGATGGCGAAATAAAGGCAATATGGTCGGAAAATCTTTCCTGCTGTGATGGAGTTTGTTATTATGGCAGGAGATTTTGTAGAAGGTAAAGGTGTCGGTCGTGGAGGACGTGAAAATTCGGCCTGCGTCCCTTACGGTAGGTGACCGGATTCGGAACCTGCGTCTGTTGCAGGGGCTGTCGTTGGAAGCGCTGGCAACCCCAGGTATTCCTGTTTCAGTGGTTGAGTTGATAGAAACCAATCAATGTGTGCCTCCTGACGATTGGATCCGGCACTTTGCTCACGTTCTCGGAGTGGACATGAGCGCGTTAATTTGTCCACAAAAGGTTGCCTTGAGGCAAGCAGCACAGACTTTATGTGCTGCAGGACATGATGCCGTTTTAACAGGACGTCATGAGGATGCTGCAGAAATTTTAACCCAAGCCTATCAATTCACCCGGGCTTACCAGTGGCATGACTTACTCGCGTCCATTGGTCCCGATTTGTCCCAAGCCTTGCAATTAACGGGTCATATATCGCAAGCGGCCGATTTTGGCTTGCATATTTTGTTGTCACTCCCTGCTCGAATCGATCCCAATCATCGGCGTCACATATTAATTCGCACAGGCAATGCGCTCTATCAAATGAATCATTTTGCCATGGCTGCTGTGCTTTATGATCACGTGATATCTGAGGCAGCTGGGGATAGGCGGATTATTATAAAAATGTTATTAAATACCGGTCTTTGTCATTTGAATATGGGTCAATTTCATCAAGCATATCGCACTTTTGAAGAATGCTGGGAAATTGGCAAGGAGCTTGAAGAACCTTACTGGCTGGCTTGGACTCATATTGATCTGGCCGCGTGTGATCTCATGCAACATCAAGCGAAGCCAAGAACCCTCGATCATTTACAGCAAGCCGAGGAATTCGCGCTCGCGGCCCATGACCAAGCGGCTTATGCTGCGGTTATTCATGACCGGGGCGAATATTATCTTTATCAACGAGAATGGAAAAAGGCTGAGACCTGTCTCATTGATGCCCTCGGTTATTTGAGGGATGATAGCACGACCTATGCTTTTATTTTAGACGACTTAGCCGAGCTATACATTCATCGCCGACATTGGCGTAAAGCGCAGAAAATAATTCAACGCATGCTAAAAATTTCGCGGCTCATCCATAACGAACGCATCCAGGGATTAGCCCACCGGCGTCAAATGCAGTGGCACTTGTCTCGTCAACAAAAAGATGAGGCGGCCGAATATTTTTATCGTGCCTTGTCCGTTTTTAATCAGATTGGTCATCAATTTGAAGTTCAACAAACATTGGCACTGTGGTCTCAGTCTTCGTGATACGTCTCCTCTCTTTTTTTCTTTCGTTAGAATAGTTTGTGAACGATTTGCTTGAATACTTCGTGAATTGCCAGATTCCAGATAACAGATGAAAATAAGAAGGGAGGAGGTTGGTGTATGTCAATCATTGATTATGGCCATGGGATTTATGCTATTGATTTATACGAGGAAGGAAAACCATTTCGCTCCAGTGCCTATGTGATTAAAGATGACCAGATTGCGTTAATTGAGACGGGATCGGCCAGAAGTCATGAGGCATTGCTTCAAGGTCTCAAAGAGTTGGACCTGAGTCCGACGGACTTAGATCATATTATTGTGACCCACGTGCATTTAGATCATGCAGGGGGAGCGGGTCAAATGATGCAGAAAAGTCCTCATGCTCTATTACATGCGCATCCTCGGGCGGCTAGACATTTAATTGATCCCTCCAAACTGGATCAAGGTGCTCGCGCCGTGTATGGAGACCGTATGGATGAGATGTTTGGCGCCTTAATCCCCGTGGATGCAAGCCGGGTGGTCATTGAAGAAGATGAAGGAACCTTGCATCTGGGTGAGCATACGTTGAGTTTTTACCATACGCCAGGACATGCCAAACATCACATGTGTATTATGGACGATGTCACGCAGGGAATCTTCAGTGGGGATATGATCGGCATTCGTTATGTTCCGGGATATACCGGATGGGACTTTGATTATGGATTTCCTACCACGTCTCCCGTGGATTTTGATCCAGATGTGATGCTTGCATCCCTTGAACGAATGGAAGCGCTCGGAGCCCACCGGATTTATCACACCCATTTTGGAGTGTCAGAACCAGCGCGAGAGGCTTTTGACTTTTCCCGCAAAGGGGTGCACTATATCAACGAGCTGATTAAACAATTGCCGGATAATCCTAGTTATGAGCTAATCTACCGGGCGTTATCGGAAATTATTGCCCAAGATTTAAAACGCTTAGGCCATCCGGTAAAGACTGTGGATCCATTAGCTTTGGACATTATGCTGGATAGCCAAGGCATTTTGGTGTACATACAGAAGAAAAAAGCTGGGAAATTATAGAAAGAGGTGAGGGAGATGGCACATATTATCTGTATTCCGGTTGATGAGGCTGGTCAGGTAGAGCCCCGGTGGGGACGGGCTCCACGGGTCGCGTTAGCGACGATTGAGGATCATCAAATTACCAACTGGGAAGAATTCGATGTCCATTGGGATACATTACATGACCAGGACGGTGAAGGCCGGCATCATGCACGGATTGCGAAATTTCTGATGGATCATCACGTGAGTGATGTCGCAGCGAGCCATATGGGTCCCGGTATGTCCCGGATGTTGGCCTCCATGCGACTGCACACCTATTTAGGCGTCGAAGGTGACGCACGACAAGTCATTGAAAGACTCGCTCAAGAATTGTAAGCGTCACGATTCTCTGGGATGTCTCGGGGAATTGATAAAGGAGTTCACATCACAAAATGAAACATGTGATTATTGGAGCCTCGGGTCAAGTGGGGACATACCTCTATCAAAAATTAGGTCAGGTTGGGGAAGACGTGACAGGGACCTATTATCGTCATCCCCAAACGGGGTATAAGGCATTAGATATGAGTGATACCGAGGCTGTCGAGTCCCTTTTATCGGCTATTAAACCGGATGTTGTGTGGATTCCTGCGGCAATGGCCAATGTGGATTTTTGTGAAGAAAATCCTGAGTTGAGCTACGAACACAATGTCCGTGCGCCTCAAATAGTGGCAGAATTGGCGTCAAAACAAGGCGCACGGATTGTCTTTTTTTCTACGGACTATGTTTTTGATGGGATGAATGGACCTTATCAAGAGAAGGACCCTGTGCATCCCATCATGGTTTATGGTCAACACAAGGCGGAGATGGAACAGTACTTGTTGACGCAAGTGCCCCATAGTCTGGTAATCCGGCCAGCCTGGATTTATAGCCGGGATGATAACCCCCGAAATTTTGTCTACCGGGTGTTATCTGAACTGAAAAGGGGACATGCGGTTAAAGCAGTGACGGACCAATGGAATACGCCGACTCCCAGTGATGGGTTAGTGAACATGGCATGGAAAGCGCTACAAGATGAATTTGAGGGCATTTTACATATAGTAGGACCGGAGCGTTTAACGCGGTATGAATTGACGAAGCGTATTGCCAAGGCTTTTGGCTATGCTGTGGATTTAGTGGAACCGGTGACGACGGAATCATTTCATTTGCCTGCAAAGAGACCCTTGAATGGGGGCTTAAAGACACAGCATTCTTCTTATCGCTTGGTCGCAGGGCGTGATTTTGAGCCTTTGTTCTAGTTCTTTAAAAAACGAAAATATCCCGCCCAGAGACGATCTGAGCGGGATATTATTTTATGAATCTAGCCGAGTAACTTCAAAACGAGTCCGGGTAGCTGGTTGGCCGAAGCCAGTGCCTGAAGTCCCGTCTGCTGCAGAATTTGTTCTCGTGAGAAATTACTCATGACCTGCGACATATTGGCGTCCATAATTGTTGATTTAGCCGCCTGCAGATTGGTGTTTTCTGTGTTCAGATTCTGAATCGTGTTATTCAATTGATCTTGTTGTGCACCAGTTTGTAATTTACGGAATTGGCGTTGCTGTTTAATTGGGTTAACATAGGCTTTGAATTTCTTTTTGGAGGTCTTGCTGGTCTTGTGTTGTTTCGGGAATGCTTGAGGCTTGGGTAGCTAACTCCTGAATCTGAGTCACAATTTGTACGTCATTTTGGATACCACCATTGGCTGTATCTAACTAGTTCAAGGCTTGGTTGGCATTATTGAGGGCAGATTGATTCCACCTAATTCTCCACTCATTAAAGTGGCAATGGCTAAGCCTGCCGGATTGTCTCCGGGGGAATTAATCTGTTAACCCGTGACATTAGCTATTCGAGATTCGTTAATGCATTGACGGCTTTGCAGAATAATAGTTCCGCGTGGACGACTTTACAAGGAGATGCTGGTTCCTTTTTATTGGGATTGCAATCGTTAGGATTGACGGGACTACAAGCTATGCAGGCTGTGCACCAGCAGGAAGTTACTCGGTCGATGTCTTACAATTAGCTCAAACGGAAATCGACGGAACGGCCTCCACAGCTATTTCTATTACCGATTCTAGTGTCGCCCTTAATCTCTCCACTGCGACTGTCGCCTTTGTCGTTGGTGGGGTTACCGTGTCCATTGGCGTTAATACCAGTACTACCTTGAACCAATTTAGTGAGTGATATCAATCAAAGTGGTGCCCCTGTTGATGCTCAGGCCGCCGAGTCTGGCGATAATTACTATCTTAAGCTCTACGGGACTCAAACTGACCAAGCTATTTCTTAATATTAACGGGACCGTAGTCTTGTCGGATGTTGGCATTTTTTCCAGTACGTCCAGTGGATATCAACTTAACCAAGTGCAAGCTGCTCCGGTTGCGTTAGTGTCCTACCAGGGATCTACTGTTTCCAGTGCGACGAATATCTATAACAATTTGATTCCCAACGTGACGT
The Sulfobacillus thermosulfidooxidans DNA segment above includes these coding regions:
- a CDS encoding glycosyltransferase family 4 protein; translation: MDVRVLSGQRERVGIAQYIARLLAEYQHDGQDVALYPLSYEKNDSELDGVGVRVIRRIKGIPWQSLLLPWHLRRHHYDVFHGPAFSIPPFSPIPSVVTIHDAAFYRMPEVVRSDTVRYLMQVVPRSMRNATKIIVPSGEVRDDLLKMASTLSPDRIAVIGLGSDRLRDVPPSPESFLAAPYFLHVGTIEPRKNLEFLLKVFNETVTKGHLPHHLVLAGSNGWNNESFWRAYENFPLKDRVHILGYVSDRETVRLYHDAAIYLSPSRYEGFGLGSFEALWHGCPVIASPTGGVRDYAVAGLYVLAPDDIESWAQKIMEIVTHRVDVDRQALPTWHETYAQHVALYQEVSHEKR
- a CDS encoding glycosyltransferase family 2 protein, which gives rise to MKNGDRLRVEDVSVIIVNYNGEKVIAQAVQSVLALRPRPLECIVVDNGSTDQSVNILHRFSDPLLRLVSLTENRGVAGGRNVGVANARGRILAFLDSDGEATASWLVRAVEDLVEQEEAGAIAPLVLMKHGQIINGAGSFLDSSGHGRDRLWGEPLAQHESIVLTWRGQPVDYPMGCGMVIRRQGLEAIWPLDETMPKWHDDTEIGIRIRQLGYHVIFEPLSRVLHHPGHSDPKDNRQRQHMAETARLLLVWKYYPLTRAITVTLHYSFFALTASRYHLSYTKDLWKTWSKLWGERKKIWAIRQRWRNKGNMVGKSFLL
- a CDS encoding helix-turn-helix domain-containing protein, encoding MEDVKIRPASLTVGDRIRNLRLLQGLSLEALATPGIPVSVVELIETNQCVPPDDWIRHFAHVLGVDMSALICPQKVALRQAAQTLCAAGHDAVLTGRHEDAAEILTQAYQFTRAYQWHDLLASIGPDLSQALQLTGHISQAADFGLHILLSLPARIDPNHRRHILIRTGNALYQMNHFAMAAVLYDHVISEAAGDRRIIIKMLLNTGLCHLNMGQFHQAYRTFEECWEIGKELEEPYWLAWTHIDLAACDLMQHQAKPRTLDHLQQAEEFALAAHDQAAYAAVIHDRGEYYLYQREWKKAETCLIDALGYLRDDSTTYAFILDDLAELYIHRRHWRKAQKIIQRMLKISRLIHNERIQGLAHRRQMQWHLSRQQKDEAAEYFYRALSVFNQIGHQFEVQQTLALWSQSS
- a CDS encoding MBL fold metallo-hydrolase, with the translated sequence MSIIDYGHGIYAIDLYEEGKPFRSSAYVIKDDQIALIETGSARSHEALLQGLKELDLSPTDLDHIIVTHVHLDHAGGAGQMMQKSPHALLHAHPRAARHLIDPSKLDQGARAVYGDRMDEMFGALIPVDASRVVIEEDEGTLHLGEHTLSFYHTPGHAKHHMCIMDDVTQGIFSGDMIGIRYVPGYTGWDFDYGFPTTSPVDFDPDVMLASLERMEALGAHRIYHTHFGVSEPAREAFDFSRKGVHYINELIKQLPDNPSYELIYRALSEIIAQDLKRLGHPVKTVDPLALDIMLDSQGILVYIQKKKAGKL
- a CDS encoding NifB/NifX family molybdenum-iron cluster-binding protein is translated as MAHIICIPVDEAGQVEPRWGRAPRVALATIEDHQITNWEEFDVHWDTLHDQDGEGRHHARIAKFLMDHHVSDVAASHMGPGMSRMLASMRLHTYLGVEGDARQVIERLAQEL
- a CDS encoding SDR family oxidoreductase, coding for MKHVIIGASGQVGTYLYQKLGQVGEDVTGTYYRHPQTGYKALDMSDTEAVESLLSAIKPDVVWIPAAMANVDFCEENPELSYEHNVRAPQIVAELASKQGARIVFFSTDYVFDGMNGPYQEKDPVHPIMVYGQHKAEMEQYLLTQVPHSLVIRPAWIYSRDDNPRNFVYRVLSELKRGHAVKAVTDQWNTPTPSDGLVNMAWKALQDEFEGILHIVGPERLTRYELTKRIAKAFGYAVDLVEPVTTESFHLPAKRPLNGGLKTQHSSYRLVAGRDFEPLF
- a CDS encoding flagellin, coding for MKQQRQFRKLQTGAQQDQLNNTIQNLNTENTNLQAAKSTIMDANMSQVMSNFSREQILQQTGLQALASANQLPGLVLKLLG